Proteins found in one Nocardia brasiliensis ATCC 700358 genomic segment:
- a CDS encoding ammonium transporter, whose product MPTPLDPAATAWLLVSTALVLLMTPALALFYGGMVRSTGVLNMLMMNFIAIPLVTVAWLLLGYSMAFSDDAGGGLIGNLDHFGMANIDPGTVRGAVPELLFATFQLTFAILTAALVSGAIADRAKFAAWMVFVPVWALAVYAPIAHWVWGPDGWLASFGALDYAGGLVVEIASGASALALALVLGPRIGFKTDAMRPHNLPFVLLGAGLLWFGWFGFNAGSALSANGIAAAVFLNTLVAGCLGMLGWLAVEQIRDGRPTTFGAASGVVAGLVAITPSCGSVNTLGALVVGLAAGVVCSFAVGWKFKAGYDDSLDVVGVHFVGGIVGTVLIGLLATQVMTGGVDGLFFGGGFAQLGKQLVGVLVVAAYAFLVTFALGKLIDRVIGFRVSKEDETAGIDFALHAETAYAEGVHGHAPRRFGEGGHFGHSTASDRDH is encoded by the coding sequence GTGCCCACACCCCTCGATCCCGCGGCCACTGCCTGGCTGCTCGTCAGCACCGCTCTCGTGCTGCTGATGACCCCGGCGCTCGCGCTGTTCTACGGCGGCATGGTGCGCTCGACCGGCGTGCTCAACATGCTGATGATGAACTTCATCGCGATCCCGCTGGTAACCGTGGCCTGGCTGCTGCTCGGCTACAGCATGGCCTTCAGCGACGACGCGGGCGGCGGCCTGATCGGCAACCTGGACCACTTCGGTATGGCGAACATCGACCCGGGCACCGTGCGCGGTGCGGTGCCGGAACTGCTGTTCGCCACGTTCCAGCTGACCTTCGCGATCCTGACCGCGGCACTGGTCAGCGGCGCGATCGCGGACCGGGCGAAGTTCGCCGCGTGGATGGTGTTCGTGCCGGTGTGGGCGCTGGCGGTGTACGCGCCGATCGCACACTGGGTGTGGGGTCCGGACGGCTGGCTGGCCTCGTTCGGCGCGCTGGACTACGCGGGCGGTCTGGTCGTCGAAATCGCTTCGGGCGCTTCGGCACTCGCGCTGGCCCTGGTGCTCGGTCCGCGCATCGGCTTCAAGACCGACGCGATGCGCCCGCACAACCTGCCCTTCGTGCTGCTCGGCGCGGGTCTGCTCTGGTTCGGCTGGTTCGGCTTCAACGCGGGTTCGGCGCTGTCCGCGAACGGCATTGCGGCAGCGGTCTTCTTGAACACGCTGGTGGCGGGCTGCCTCGGCATGCTCGGCTGGCTCGCGGTCGAGCAGATCCGTGACGGCAGGCCGACCACGTTCGGCGCGGCCTCCGGTGTGGTGGCCGGTCTGGTCGCGATCACCCCGTCCTGCGGTTCGGTGAACACGCTCGGCGCGTTGGTCGTCGGGCTCGCCGCGGGCGTGGTGTGCTCGTTCGCGGTCGGCTGGAAATTCAAAGCGGGCTACGACGATTCGCTCGACGTGGTGGGTGTGCACTTCGTCGGCGGCATCGTGGGCACGGTGCTGATCGGCCTGCTCGCCACCCAGGTGATGACCGGCGGTGTCGACGGCCTGTTCTTCGGTGGCGGTTTCGCCCAGCTCGGCAAGCAGTTGGTCGGCGTGCTCGTGGTCGCGGCCTACGCGTTCCTCGTGACGTTCGCGCTCGGCAAGCTCATCGACCGGGTCATCGGCTTCCGGGTGAGCAAGGAAGACGAGACGGCGGGCATCGACTTCGCGCTGCACGCCGAGACCGCCTACGCCGAAGGCGTGCACGGTCACGCGCCGCGCCGATTCGGCGAGGGCGGCCACTTCGGCCACAGCACTGCGAGTGACCGGGATCACTGA